One part of the Rutidosis leptorrhynchoides isolate AG116_Rl617_1_P2 chromosome 1, CSIRO_AGI_Rlap_v1, whole genome shotgun sequence genome encodes these proteins:
- the LOC139882041 gene encoding wall-associated receptor kinase 5-like, protein MAFTSFPLAKPGCNTQCGNLTVGYPFGIGVDLKCSIGRHFDLTCNSTHYDPPKLFIGLGNLEVWNITDDELRINPFVAYKCYDEYGNVTQDETSLRRNLGSLTYSFSQKNKFTVIGCDDFAIINGTDNEGAAVASGCFGFCNNPNDVPDDGNCSGLGCCETSIPKGLKYITSTLSSFNNHTSVHGYDNNCGLTILGEDQSFKFHGAQDLKNATELFERITSNVPTVLEWVIRDSEDCSECKGDTTCIHPDIGGYRCGCKEGYEGNPYLDPGCQDINECEVKGKCYGRCNNTVGRYICTCPQGYEGNATILDGCQPVAKPSKGSNFSVLTFILALVFSLVVIVCGVTAILFGIRKKNIMKLREKFFEKNGGTFLKQKIDAPGIRDAVIMFSAEQLWKATDNYSEERVIGQGGYGVVFKGILADKSVVAVKKSKLIDGTQTEQFINEVLILTQIIHRNVVKLLGFCLEEEVPVLVYEFIANNTLYYHLHYELGGMSWLSWDNRLRVATESADALGYLHSQATMPIIHRDVKSTNILLDENYTTKISDFGASRLVPLDHDQVTTLVQGTLGYLDPEYFHTSQLTEKSDVYSFGVVLAELITGQKPLCANRTNEEKNLATYFVRAMKENCLFEIVEPRILREGTFEQIQQVADLAKRCVNLQGIDRPTMKEVAMELENLKKSKTHPWVQQQTNEESKSLILEIERSDLYEVPLIPYASSEWESHSGSSNFMGLPDNKPR, encoded by the exons ATGGCTTTCACTTCGTTCCCCCTAGCAAAGCCAGGTTGCAATACACAATGCGGGAACCTGACAGTTGGTTACCCTTTCGGTATCGGAGTAGATTTAAAGTGCTCAATAGGCAGACATTTTGATCTGACCTGCAACTCGACTCATTATGACCCCCCTAAGTTGTTCATCGGATTAGGAAACCTTGAAGTATGGAATATTACAGATGATGAATTGCGTATCAATCCATTTGTTGCTTACAAATGCTACGACGAATATGGAAATGTAACTCAAGATGAAACCAGTTTACGGCGTAATTTAGGCAGCCTGACCTACAGTTTTTCGCAGAAGAATAAGTTCACAGTCATCGGGTGTGATGATTTTGCCATTATCAACGGGACAGATAATGAGGGAGCCGCCGTAGCTAGTGGCTGTTTCGGATTCTGTAATAATCCAAATGATGTGCCTGATGATGGTAATTGCTCGGGACTCGGGTGTTGTGAGACATCTATACCAAAGGGACTTAAATATATTACATCTACGCTTTCCTCCTTTAATAACCATACAAGTGTTCATGGCTATGACAATAATTGTGGCCTTACAATTCTTGGAGAGGATCAAAGTTTTAAGTTTCATGGTGCGCAAGATTTAAAGAATGCTACCGAATTATTTGAGAGGATAACCTCTAATGTCCCAACTGTGCTCGAGTGGGTGATCAGAGACAGCGAGGATTGCAGCGAGTGCAAAGGAGATACTACATGCATCCATCCAGATATTGGTGGGTATCGTTGTGGATGCAAAGAGGGTTACGAGGGCAATCCCTATCTCGATCCAGGCTGCCAAG ACATCAATGAGTGCGAAGTTAAAGGAAAATGTTATGGGCGATGTAACAATACAGTAGGGAGATACATATGCACATGTCCACAAGGATATGAGGGCAATGCAACAATCCTAGATGGCTGCCAACCTGTTGCTAAGCCTTCAAAAGGTTCAAACTTCTCTGTTCTGACATTCATTTTAG CTCTAGTGTTCAGTTTGGTAGTAATAGTATGTGGAGTAACTGCGATTCTCTTtggaataagaaagaaaaatataatGAAGCTACGCGAAAAGTTCTTTGAGAAAAACGGGGGCACATTTTTGAAACAAAAAATCGATGCACCAGGGATTAGGGATGCAGTGATTATGTTCAGTGCTGAACAACTTTGGAAAGCAACCGACAACTATTCTGAGGAGCGAGTTATTGGGCAAGGTGGTTATGGCGTAGTCTTTAAAGGGATCTTGGCTGATAAGAGTGTTGTTGCAGTAAAGAAGTCTAAACTCATTGACGGGACCCAAACAGAGCAATTtatcaatgaagtattgatccttaCACaaatcattcatcgaaatgtggtAAAGTTATTAGGCTTCTGTTTAGAAGAGGAAGTCCCGGTACTAGTTTACGAATTTATTGCTAATAACACTCTTTATTATCACCTTCATTATGAATTGGGTGGAATGAGTTGGTTATCATGGGATAATCGGTTAAGAGTTGCTACTGAATCAGCCGATGCGCTTGGATACCTTCATTCGCAAGCCACTATGCCTATCATACACAGAGATGTTAAGTCTACTAATATATTGTTAGATGAAAACTACACCACAAAGATTTCAGATTTTGGTGCCTCTAGATTAGTCCCATTAGATCACGATCAAGTGACTACTCTCGTTCAAGGGACATTAGGTTATCTTGATCCTGAATACTTCCACACAAGCCAGCTAACAGAAAAAAGTGATGTATATAGCTTTGGAGTGGTACTTGCAGAACTCATAACGGGGCAAAAACCTCTTTGCGCAAATAGAACCAATGAAGAAAAGAATTTAGCAACATACTTTGTTAGGGCGATGAAAGAGAACTGCTTATTTGAAATTGTTGAACCACGCATTCTGCGTGAGGGTACTTTTGAACAGATACAACAAGTTGCTGATCTGGCCAAGAGATGTGTTAACTTACAGGGGATTGATAGGCCTACAATGAAAGAGGTGGCAATGGAGTTAGAAAACTTGAAGAAGTCTAAAACTCATCCATGGGTTCAACAACAAACAAATGAAGAATCTAAAAGCTTAATCCTTGAAATTGAGCGATCTGATCTTTATGAAGTCCCTTTAATCCCATATGCTTCCAGTGAATGGGAGTCTCACTCAGGTAGTTCTAATTTTATGGGATTACCAGACAACAAGCCACGCTAA